A genomic region of Armatimonadota bacterium contains the following coding sequences:
- a CDS encoding methyltransferase domain-containing protein, whose product MNTKLRQIAESIEKDPCESTGHIYHPLPFPEFERLKTSSSRESAFRKWRLISHSLKSFSSIAGLRVLDVGANAGFYSFNFAKLGALVDAYEPHKHYAEFGAQIAEATNLPVRWHNKRLEQADLAGKNYDIALMLSVFQWVSRGNENLEEAKALLNAVAHSARVLFFELGCNSGESAIYVAERPIAWIWRLLKENTSPKDVAYLGSTAPWGRGRRFLFACAEDRVSLTLWQRFITFALQRSWIC is encoded by the coding sequence ATGAATACCAAGCTAAGACAAATTGCTGAAAGTATCGAAAAGGACCCTTGCGAATCTACAGGGCATATATACCATCCGTTGCCCTTTCCAGAATTCGAACGACTTAAGACGTCGAGTTCGAGGGAATCTGCCTTTCGTAAATGGCGCTTGATAAGTCATTCCCTTAAGTCGTTTTCTTCAATAGCTGGATTGCGCGTGCTGGATGTTGGTGCTAATGCTGGGTTCTATTCGTTTAATTTTGCCAAACTGGGCGCACTTGTGGATGCTTATGAGCCACACAAGCATTATGCCGAATTTGGCGCTCAGATTGCGGAAGCTACTAACCTTCCAGTGCGATGGCATAACAAAAGATTGGAACAAGCAGATTTGGCGGGCAAAAACTACGACATTGCCTTGATGCTGAGCGTGTTTCAATGGGTTTCTAGAGGTAACGAGAACCTAGAAGAAGCAAAAGCATTGCTCAATGCTGTGGCGCACTCTGCAAGAGTTCTGTTTTTTGAATTAGGGTGCAACAGCGGCGAAAGTGCCATTTATGTTGCTGAGCGCCCGATTGCTTGGATTTGGCGTTTACTCAAGGAAAACACTTCGCCGAAAGATGTTGCCTATCTTGGCTCAACTGCTCCGTGGGGCAGAGGACGTCGTTTTCTTTTTGCCTGCGCAGAAGATAGAGTAAGTCTAACTCTTTGGCAGCGGTTTATCACCTTCGCCTTGCAAAGGTCCTGGATATGTTAG
- a CDS encoding MOP flippase family protein: MLDEKQQTADELKNKTIRGIGWSVAGQAGNQVVVALTMIVLARLLSPREFGLLAMVVVITSFANIFAEMGLGSALVQKQDIRQEHLSSVFWLNVVAGLVLTSAFIICSPLISSFYGEQILRPLTLLISANFAIGSLSIVQRTNFVKTLDFRRLFVADITAVVVSSVVAIAMACAGAGVWSLATQSVVLTSVTAAMLWLMSAWRPSFILRWNAIRDLLGFSASLLGTDVLNYWVRNIDYLLIGRFIGSNPLGIYKNAYQVMLFPLTNVSRVISRVMFPALSIIQNEKARVRNIYLQVTRTIALITFPMMAGLFVAVEPLVLAVFGTKWSGMIPLLRVFSIVGLMQSIGTLNGNLYLSQGRADLQFKVSLFVKATAVLGIVIGLRWGILGVAIGYAVASLLNSYPAFYFAGKLVNLSYWQLWRNLSGVLGCSIAMAAVVFGAGVILPTTLPNWAKLACQIIIGALIYLLLIHFLGVKAYVETREILLDQYRRFREGRKQLGDDDAADVVGARAL; this comes from the coding sequence ATGTTAGATGAGAAACAGCAGACCGCTGATGAGTTAAAGAATAAGACAATTCGTGGAATAGGTTGGAGTGTGGCAGGCCAGGCAGGCAATCAGGTTGTGGTGGCCTTAACAATGATTGTCCTTGCGCGTTTGCTTTCGCCACGAGAATTCGGCTTGCTGGCGATGGTTGTAGTAATCACAAGCTTTGCCAATATCTTCGCAGAAATGGGATTAGGCTCTGCGTTGGTACAAAAACAAGACATTCGCCAAGAACATTTGTCGTCTGTATTTTGGCTGAACGTGGTCGCAGGTTTGGTTTTGACTTCGGCATTTATTATTTGTTCGCCGCTTATTTCAAGCTTCTACGGTGAGCAAATCCTGAGGCCGCTCACTCTTCTAATATCAGCCAATTTTGCAATTGGTTCGCTGAGCATCGTCCAGAGGACCAACTTTGTGAAAACCCTTGATTTCCGCAGGCTTTTTGTTGCTGATATAACAGCGGTTGTGGTTTCTAGCGTTGTGGCTATAGCGATGGCTTGTGCAGGTGCAGGTGTATGGAGCCTTGCCACACAATCGGTTGTTCTTACATCGGTGACTGCCGCCATGCTTTGGTTGATGAGTGCTTGGCGGCCTAGTTTCATTCTTAGATGGAATGCAATAAGAGATCTTTTAGGGTTTAGTGCCAGTTTGTTAGGAACTGATGTGCTCAACTACTGGGTACGAAACATAGATTATTTGCTGATTGGGCGGTTTATTGGTAGCAACCCCTTGGGCATCTATAAGAATGCTTACCAGGTTATGCTTTTTCCTTTAACAAACGTGTCGCGTGTTATCTCAAGGGTGATGTTCCCGGCGCTTTCTATCATTCAAAATGAAAAGGCACGCGTTAGAAACATATACCTTCAAGTAACCCGAACGATAGCTTTGATAACCTTTCCAATGATGGCAGGCCTCTTTGTTGCCGTGGAGCCACTGGTTTTGGCAGTTTTCGGCACAAAATGGTCAGGAATGATACCTCTACTTAGGGTATTCTCCATAGTAGGACTAATGCAGTCCATTGGCACTCTCAATGGAAACCTGTATCTTTCTCAAGGAAGGGCTGACCTGCAATTCAAGGTCAGCCTTTTTGTGAAAGCGACTGCAGTGCTTGGTATCGTAATCGGTTTGCGTTGGGGAATATTGGGGGTGGCAATCGGATATGCTGTTGCGTCGCTTTTAAATTCTTATCCAGCATTTTATTTCGCAGGAAAATTGGTAAACCTAAGCTATTGGCAACTTTGGCGCAATCTGTCAGGGGTACTGGGTTGCTCTATTGCTATGGCTGCTGTTGTGTTTGGAGCGGGTGTCATATTGCCAACCACGCTGCCTAACTGGGCAAAGCTTGCATGCCAAATAATAATTGGGGCATTAATTTATTTGTTATTGATTCATTTTTTAGGCGTCAAGGCATATGTGGAGACACGGGAAATCTTGTTAGATCAATATCGCCGCTTCCGAGAAGGGCGCAAACAGCTTGGTGATGATGATGCTGCAGATGTTGTTGGTGCCAGAGCGTTGTGA
- a CDS encoding glycosyltransferase, producing MSNHVVLHIVETYLFITGSWIYTQVTETNRYRSIVAASKIENTDVFPFPDVYKCSPLIQNPRSLWQFAANRAFEMMLSIRKRKLTRLVHKHRAALIHAHFGPTGYGALPLKRATGLPLITAFYGADACQIPNRAPKWHRRFKKLFEEGDLFLAEGNHMKQTLVSLGCPSEKVVVQHLGVDLSLIPFKPRHLSDDGLINIIVVGTFREKKGIPYALRAFARVASDHPNVRLIIVGDGRVGPELEIKAEILKAIADESIEDKVHITGYIPYKEFLREVERAHICLAPSVVAADGDAEGGAPVCLIEMSASGLPVIASRHCDIPEVIIDGQSGFLVPERDVEAIADRLRFLVDHPEIWEPMAIAGRKHIEENYSLRVTIPRLEAIYDGLLQGVFLNK from the coding sequence ATGAGTAATCACGTTGTCTTGCATATTGTAGAAACCTATCTTTTTATTACCGGCAGCTGGATTTATACACAGGTTACCGAAACAAACCGCTACCGCTCCATAGTCGCAGCCAGCAAAATTGAGAATACGGATGTCTTTCCTTTTCCTGACGTTTATAAATGTAGCCCCCTTATACAAAATCCACGTTCACTATGGCAGTTTGCAGCAAACCGTGCCTTTGAAATGATGCTCAGCATCAGAAAAAGGAAGTTGACCCGTCTTGTCCACAAGCATAGAGCCGCTCTCATTCACGCCCATTTTGGTCCAACAGGATATGGTGCGCTTCCGTTAAAAAGGGCAACAGGGCTGCCGCTAATAACCGCCTTTTATGGTGCAGATGCATGCCAAATTCCCAACCGTGCTCCGAAATGGCATCGCAGATTTAAAAAGCTGTTCGAGGAAGGTGATTTATTTCTGGCTGAGGGCAATCATATGAAACAAACCCTTGTTTCACTAGGGTGCCCTAGCGAGAAGGTGGTTGTTCAGCATCTTGGTGTTGACCTGAGCCTTATTCCATTTAAACCACGCCACCTTTCAGACGACGGCTTAATTAATATCATTGTTGTTGGTACGTTTCGGGAGAAAAAAGGAATTCCCTATGCCTTGCGTGCTTTCGCGCGAGTTGCGTCCGATCATCCAAACGTTCGCTTAATCATTGTTGGCGATGGCAGAGTTGGCCCCGAACTTGAGATCAAAGCCGAAATTCTCAAAGCAATCGCCGACGAGTCAATTGAGGATAAGGTGCACATCACAGGCTACATTCCATACAAGGAGTTTCTCCGCGAAGTAGAACGGGCACATATTTGTTTAGCTCCTAGTGTAGTCGCTGCGGATGGTGATGCTGAAGGCGGCGCACCGGTTTGCCTTATTGAAATGTCGGCGTCTGGCTTGCCAGTGATTGCAAGCCGGCATTGTGATATCCCTGAGGTTATAATTGACGGCCAATCAGGTTTTCTCGTGCCAGAGCGCGATGTCGAAGCGATTGCCGACCGCCTACGCTTTCTTGTAGATCATCCTGAAATATGGGAGCCTATGGCGATTGCTGGGCGCAAGCATATAGAAGAAAATTATAGCCTTAGAGTAACGATTCCACGTTTAGAGGCCATTTACGACGGGCTACTTCAAGGTGTTTTTCTCAATAAATGA